From a region of the Candidatus Zixiibacteriota bacterium genome:
- a CDS encoding peptidase MA family metallohydrolase, with amino-acid sequence MIHYLASVSWIKIIFFVLLALLFFSAGVVAADTTITTPEPWKLHFDNPHYRVVADSSLRIARARLAELLQDSLNYTVQVYLPETQRDFDHLLRGKFPDWGAAAAIPVRKSIVIKSPEHFNIGKPLSTLLIHEYAHMVLDKRTGFYDAPRWVEEGVAQYVSHEWDWSDYVAMSRAGLTSDFLGLTDIDQVNLFNESKAHLAYAEAYLAVSYFLDIYGREQFNVFLDSLLHGVSVDGAMNAATGSNMMEFDSDYRHYLGQRYNLVTLFMDTMFFWIGLAVIVVIGAFLRYRKRRHYYEKWDQEEHLQSTDFDYGDPDDPEQVDDDDEPWRS; translated from the coding sequence ATGATTCATTATCTTGCCTCGGTGAGTTGGATCAAAATCATATTTTTCGTGCTCCTGGCGCTGTTGTTTTTCTCAGCCGGGGTCGTTGCTGCCGACACTACCATAACAACACCGGAGCCGTGGAAGTTGCATTTCGATAACCCGCATTATCGAGTGGTTGCGGATTCGTCGCTAAGGATAGCCCGTGCCAGACTGGCCGAATTACTTCAGGACAGCCTGAATTATACGGTTCAGGTTTATTTACCTGAAACGCAGCGTGATTTCGACCATTTGCTTCGGGGCAAATTCCCGGATTGGGGAGCGGCGGCGGCGATACCGGTGCGGAAGTCGATCGTGATCAAATCGCCCGAGCATTTCAATATTGGGAAACCGCTCAGTACCCTGCTGATTCATGAGTACGCCCACATGGTCTTGGACAAGCGTACAGGTTTTTACGATGCGCCGCGCTGGGTTGAAGAAGGAGTAGCGCAGTACGTTTCGCATGAATGGGACTGGTCGGATTACGTGGCGATGAGCCGAGCCGGTTTGACCTCGGACTTCCTGGGTTTGACTGACATCGATCAGGTCAACCTGTTCAATGAAAGCAAAGCCCATTTGGCCTACGCGGAGGCTTATCTGGCGGTAAGCTATTTTCTCGACATCTATGGAAGAGAGCAATTCAATGTATTTTTGGATAGTCTTCTGCACGGTGTCTCCGTTGACGGCGCGATGAATGCTGCGACCGGTTCCAATATGATGGAATTCGATTCCGACTATCGTCATTATTTGGGGCAAAGATATAACCTCGTTACTTTATTTATGGATACCATGTTTTTCTGGATAGGACTGGCTGTGATTGTGGTGATAGGTGCGTTCTTGCGTTATCGCAAACGCCGCCACTATTATGAAAAATGGGATCAGGAAGAACACCTGCAGTCGACTGATTTCGACTACGGTGATCCCGATGATCCCGAGCAAGTCGATGACGACGACGAGCCATGGCGAAGCTAA
- the trpS gene encoding tryptophan--tRNA ligase: MKDEKTKTGAEKQDSPPKKKQTILSGMQPTGALHIGNLEGALRNWVRLQEDYWMYLCIVDLHALTAEWKDPKDMKDKVFRMAVMFLSAGLDPENCAIFVQSEVPEHAELHLLFSMMITVPTLTRLPTYQEKKSYLDSYGFLGYPVLQAADICLYNADKVPVGKDQEKHVWLANDLAKRFNATYKKVFREPEALFTDIPMILGSDNRKMSKSYDNHIPLEFTEKQTEKRLRSFYTDPKKVHQGDPGHPQGCPIFLLHRIYTENADKQIAPPCKTGELGCVDCKMILAKNLNASLAPIRERQDELLKNPDYVWDVLATGRDRARARAGNVMEKVRTAMKMNYRGKKK, translated from the coding sequence ATGAAGGACGAAAAGACTAAGACCGGTGCGGAGAAACAGGATTCTCCGCCTAAGAAAAAACAGACTATCCTCAGCGGTATGCAACCTACCGGGGCGCTTCATATCGGCAATCTCGAGGGAGCGCTTCGCAATTGGGTCCGCTTGCAGGAAGACTACTGGATGTATCTTTGCATCGTTGACCTGCATGCTCTGACGGCCGAATGGAAAGACCCTAAGGACATGAAAGACAAGGTCTTCAGGATGGCGGTCATGTTTCTTTCAGCCGGTCTCGATCCGGAAAACTGCGCTATATTCGTCCAGTCCGAAGTACCTGAGCATGCCGAGTTACACCTGCTCTTTTCCATGATGATAACCGTCCCGACTTTGACCCGCCTGCCTACCTATCAGGAGAAAAAGAGCTATCTGGATTCGTACGGCTTCTTAGGCTACCCGGTGCTGCAGGCCGCCGATATCTGTCTTTACAACGCCGATAAGGTGCCGGTCGGGAAGGACCAGGAGAAGCATGTCTGGCTGGCCAACGACTTAGCCAAGCGGTTTAACGCCACTTATAAGAAGGTGTTCCGGGAACCGGAGGCGTTGTTTACGGACATTCCGATGATCTTGGGTTCGGACAATCGCAAGATGTCCAAGTCTTACGATAATCATATACCTTTGGAATTTACCGAGAAGCAGACTGAAAAGCGGCTGCGATCGTTTTATACCGATCCCAAAAAGGTTCATCAGGGGGATCCCGGGCACCCGCAAGGTTGCCCGATCTTTCTCCTGCACCGTATCTATACCGAAAACGCCGACAAGCAGATTGCGCCGCCCTGTAAGACCGGCGAGCTTGGTTGTGTCGACTGTAAAATGATACTGGCGAAAAACCTTAACGCCAGTCTGGCCCCGATTCGAGAGCGCCAGGATGAGTTGCTCAAGAATCCTGATTATGTCTGGGATGTGCTCGCAACCGGTCGTGACCGCGCCCGCGCCCGCGCCGGCAATGTTATGGAGAAGGTCCGTACGGCGATGAAAATGAATTACCGAGGCAAGAAGAAATGA
- a CDS encoding FlgD immunoglobulin-like domain containing protein, which produces MNSDIQLKIRIIAAIFGLVGFLLGLPPVFAGERELTILEEPLDPDEADRVRIWFPVEHNQNCRVTVEIVDDSGVVIRRLFDELLRRGYYNLYWDKRDDSGRVAPAGEYLYRIDDCGSTRTGKVEARYSFWELHSSVSKSDSLPENELILVTDTDSAVVSFEIRTRRGSVLDRPIEDSLFSQGRHAISWTPPKRGYGGWFEYRLTVGDCVKGGRIHPTYPPDTTANK; this is translated from the coding sequence ATGAATTCTGACATCCAACTCAAAATCCGCATTATTGCGGCGATTTTTGGTTTGGTCGGCTTTCTGTTGGGCTTGCCACCGGTTTTTGCCGGTGAGCGTGAGCTTACGATTTTGGAGGAGCCGCTGGACCCTGATGAGGCCGACCGTGTCAGAATCTGGTTCCCGGTTGAACACAACCAGAACTGCCGCGTTACGGTTGAAATTGTAGATGATTCCGGGGTAGTTATTCGCCGGTTATTTGATGAACTCCTCCGGCGCGGCTATTACAACCTGTATTGGGACAAACGGGATGATTCCGGTCGCGTTGCGCCGGCCGGTGAATACCTCTATCGAATCGACGATTGTGGCTCTACCAGGACCGGTAAGGTAGAGGCACGCTACAGCTTCTGGGAGTTACACAGTTCTGTCTCAAAATCCGACTCTCTGCCGGAAAATGAGCTTATTCTCGTTACAGATACCGACAGCGCCGTCGTTTCGTTTGAAATCAGGACTCGGCGCGGCTCGGTTTTAGATCGCCCCATTGAAGACTCCCTTTTCTCTCAGGGCAGACATGCCATTTCCTGGACGCCGCCGAAACGAGGATACGGGGGCTGGTTCGAGTATCGTCTGACCGTAGGAGATTGTGTCAAAGGGGGGCGGATCCATCCTACTTATCCTCCTGATACAACCGCCAACAAATAA
- a CDS encoding pseudouridine synthase encodes MTSADTGKIRINKFLSMCGVTSRRGAEKLIDEGKVSLNGHKIDIPGQMIDPENDMIKVDGVVVTPADEKVYILLNKPAQVMTTLHDPFKRRTIADLLTRLKLRVYPVGRLDYDTTGVLLLTNDGELAYRLTHPKYQVPRLYEARVSGKFGREAAVRIADGISLEDGAIGKAQVVKIEVGKKSSKVRLLLTEGRKREVKQLCKAVGYPVLELKRLEFAGFTIGALKPGKWRRLKQDEVVYLKKLVGITV; translated from the coding sequence TTGACCTCCGCAGATACCGGCAAAATCAGAATCAACAAATTCTTATCAATGTGCGGCGTTACCTCACGACGCGGTGCTGAGAAATTGATCGACGAAGGCAAGGTTAGTCTTAACGGTCATAAGATCGATATCCCGGGACAGATGATCGATCCTGAAAACGATATGATCAAAGTCGATGGAGTGGTGGTAACGCCGGCCGATGAAAAGGTCTATATCCTGCTTAACAAACCGGCCCAGGTCATGACCACACTCCACGATCCGTTCAAACGACGCACGATTGCCGACCTGCTGACGCGTCTGAAACTGCGCGTCTATCCGGTCGGTCGTCTCGACTATGATACTACCGGGGTGTTGCTGCTTACCAACGACGGAGAACTGGCGTATCGTTTGACTCATCCGAAATATCAGGTCCCGCGTCTTTATGAAGCGCGGGTGTCCGGGAAATTCGGTCGTGAAGCAGCCGTTCGCATCGCCGACGGTATATCTCTGGAGGACGGCGCTATCGGCAAAGCGCAGGTGGTCAAGATCGAAGTGGGTAAAAAATCCAGCAAGGTGCGGCTATTGCTTACCGAAGGACGCAAGAGAGAGGTGAAGCAACTCTGCAAAGCGGTCGGATATCCCGTGTTGGAGTTGAAAAGACTGGAGTTTGCCGGATTTACCATTGGCGCACTCAAGCCCGGGAAATGGCGCCGACTCAAACAGGATGAAGTTGTCTACCTGAAAAAACTGGTAGGAATTACCGTTTAA
- a CDS encoding lysophospholipid acyltransferase family protein, which yields MAKLRHEIEYLFTRLGMGLARSLSMPTADRFGAALGSLTHMLLGSRRRIARDNLRQAFGSAFSEDQIDALVRAVFRNTGRSLIDFSRMSTILEYGIDRLCVSDGLDNIEEAHRRGKGIIAVSAHFGSHELFGAWIASRGIPTDIIVGIQHNEKVDRLINGWRKQLGVGLIRVDTGIRDVFRSLKDNHIVAMLADQHAPNGIPIEFFGRKAAVAKGPAVFSLRSGAPILPFMLHRERFDRHIIEAGQPIYPPESGNNEEKIVRITEAYTAFIEDRIRAYPEQWLWTHRRWKI from the coding sequence ATGGCGAAGCTAAGGCACGAAATCGAGTATCTTTTTACTCGACTGGGGATGGGGCTGGCTCGCTCACTTTCCATGCCGACCGCTGATCGGTTCGGCGCCGCGCTAGGTTCATTGACACACATGCTGCTCGGCTCGCGGCGTCGGATCGCGCGTGATAACCTGCGCCAGGCCTTTGGGTCGGCTTTCTCGGAGGACCAGATAGACGCGCTTGTCCGAGCGGTTTTTCGCAACACCGGGCGTTCTCTGATCGATTTCTCCCGCATGTCGACCATCCTTGAATACGGTATCGATCGGTTGTGTGTGAGCGACGGTCTCGATAATATCGAAGAAGCTCACCGTCGGGGTAAAGGAATCATCGCGGTATCGGCTCATTTCGGCAGTCATGAATTGTTCGGGGCCTGGATCGCCAGCCGGGGAATCCCGACCGACATCATCGTCGGCATCCAGCATAACGAGAAAGTCGATCGCTTGATCAACGGCTGGCGTAAACAACTCGGGGTCGGTCTGATCCGGGTGGATACTGGTATTCGTGATGTGTTCCGGTCGCTCAAGGACAACCATATCGTTGCTATGCTGGCCGACCAGCACGCCCCGAACGGGATCCCGATAGAGTTTTTCGGTCGTAAAGCAGCTGTGGCAAAAGGCCCGGCGGTTTTTTCATTGAGATCGGGGGCTCCTATCTTGCCGTTCATGTTACACCGCGAACGTTTCGATCGCCATATTATTGAAGCCGGCCAACCGATCTACCCGCCCGAATCGGGCAATAACGAGGAAAAAATTGTAAGAATAACCGAGGCTTATACGGCTTTTATCGAAGATCGCATTCGGGCTTATCCCGAGCAATGGTTATGGACTCACCGTCGTTGGAAAATCTAA
- a CDS encoding sigma-54 dependent transcriptional regulator, giving the protein MPNILVVDDKDSMRNMLTETLVEEGHRVDSAENGKKALDLVRNKSYDVVVTDLKMPETDGLQVLDGVKAIDSDISVIVMTAFGTVEEAVKAMKLGAYDFLTKPFDTEHLCVLVNRALENRRLIAENSLLRQELFPEDGFTNIIGKNQKMVEICQLMQKVAASDASVLLNGETGTGKELFARAIHMLSPRKERSFVAINCAAIPGELLENELFGSEKGAFTGAHARKMGKFEIADGGSIFLDEIGDMDFALQAKLLRVLQQKNFERLGGTKTVDVDVRVIAATNMNLPDQIAAKRFREDLYYRLSVFPINIPPLRERPEDIPELASHFIAKYCREMSKPLKSLSKDALALLDKYHWPGNVRELENTIERAIILAEGKKITPDHLAIRLRRTDDIRLREGAGLKEIGAAAQAKAERGAIMRVLKETRGNKRKASRILKIDYTTLFDKIKKYGIDRELEGDEADA; this is encoded by the coding sequence ATGCCCAATATATTGGTGGTTGACGACAAGGATTCCATGCGCAATATGCTCACCGAGACACTGGTCGAGGAAGGGCACCGCGTTGACTCCGCCGAGAACGGCAAGAAGGCGCTCGATCTGGTACGGAACAAGTCCTACGATGTCGTAGTGACCGATCTCAAAATGCCGGAGACGGACGGTTTGCAGGTACTCGACGGCGTCAAGGCTATCGACTCCGACATCTCGGTGATTGTCATGACCGCTTTCGGCACGGTCGAAGAAGCGGTTAAGGCGATGAAGCTCGGGGCTTATGATTTTCTTACCAAGCCGTTCGATACCGAGCATCTCTGTGTATTGGTCAATCGCGCTCTGGAGAACCGTCGTCTGATCGCCGAGAACAGTCTCCTGAGGCAGGAGTTGTTTCCCGAGGACGGATTCACCAACATCATCGGCAAGAATCAAAAGATGGTCGAGATCTGTCAGCTCATGCAGAAGGTGGCCGCCTCGGATGCTTCCGTTCTGCTGAACGGAGAGACGGGTACCGGCAAGGAATTATTCGCACGGGCAATTCACATGCTTTCTCCGCGCAAAGAGCGCTCGTTCGTGGCGATCAACTGCGCCGCTATTCCGGGGGAGTTGCTCGAGAATGAGTTGTTCGGTTCCGAGAAGGGAGCTTTCACGGGAGCGCACGCTCGCAAGATGGGTAAGTTCGAGATTGCCGACGGCGGTTCCATTTTCCTCGATGAAATCGGCGATATGGATTTTGCCCTCCAGGCGAAATTACTGCGGGTGCTTCAGCAGAAAAATTTCGAGCGTCTGGGCGGCACCAAGACAGTCGATGTCGATGTCCGGGTAATCGCCGCGACCAACATGAATCTCCCGGACCAGATCGCGGCCAAGCGATTCCGCGAGGATCTTTATTATCGTCTCTCGGTGTTCCCGATAAATATCCCGCCGCTGCGCGAGCGCCCGGAAGATATTCCGGAACTGGCCAGTCATTTTATCGCCAAGTATTGTCGTGAAATGAGCAAACCGCTCAAGAGCCTTTCCAAAGATGCCCTCGCGCTTCTGGATAAATACCATTGGCCCGGCAATGTTCGTGAGCTGGAGAATACGATCGAGCGTGCGATCATTCTGGCGGAAGGGAAGAAAATTACGCCGGACCATCTGGCTATCAGACTTCGCCGCACCGATGATATTCGCCTGCGTGAAGGAGCCGGGCTCAAGGAAATAGGCGCCGCGGCTCAGGCCAAAGCGGAGCGGGGAGCGATAATGCGGGTGCTCAAAGAAACTCGCGGCAACAAACGTAAGGCCAGCCGGATTCTGAAAATCGATTATACCACGCTGTTCGACAAGATCAAAAAATACGGGATTGATCGCGAGCTCGAAGGGGATGAGGCAGACGCTTGA
- a CDS encoding efflux RND transporter periplasmic adaptor subunit, with translation MKKYIYVIVAIVLIFVGYYAVNAIFTPDYEIPVAKADFGEFVIALNTNGTVDAKRAFTLSAPRMRGLQITWMAPEGSTVKEGDPVIRFDASEQLADLADQESELKIKEAALERARKEYTIQEKQLTLDLEKARRNYLEMQHEAPRIAEEAKLEMELAELNFDAKLEQLKADVNKAEVEVRRAKDRRDQSQRELDQMTINAPIPGLVVYLEIWKGSGMSKVQEGDSPWPGMGLIKLPDLGEMIIKTAVSEVDASKVDSAQEVMITVDAFPDKTYHGIVVNKGALARKKDQNSEVNVFDVEVAVLDHDEGLKPGMSASARIVIDRLKDVVSVPMEAVFEREGRTVVYLKNKHEHEVEVGRRNEMAVQIVSGLEPGEEICLVDPTLEEQGLPGDKATEPELNQGRTQPSSGGGRGRRSGR, from the coding sequence ATGAAGAAATATATATATGTGATAGTCGCCATCGTTTTAATCTTTGTTGGCTACTATGCCGTCAACGCCATTTTTACCCCCGACTATGAGATCCCGGTTGCGAAAGCTGATTTCGGTGAATTCGTGATCGCTCTTAACACCAACGGAACAGTGGACGCCAAGCGTGCGTTTACGCTCTCCGCGCCGCGTATGCGAGGACTCCAGATCACCTGGATGGCTCCTGAGGGATCAACCGTCAAGGAAGGCGACCCGGTTATCAGGTTCGATGCCAGCGAGCAATTGGCCGATTTGGCCGATCAGGAATCGGAATTGAAGATCAAAGAAGCGGCGCTGGAGCGGGCTCGCAAGGAGTACACCATCCAGGAGAAGCAATTGACGCTCGATTTGGAGAAAGCCCGCCGAAATTATCTCGAAATGCAACACGAAGCTCCCCGTATCGCTGAAGAGGCCAAGCTCGAAATGGAACTGGCTGAGTTGAACTTCGATGCCAAACTGGAACAGCTCAAGGCTGATGTCAACAAGGCGGAAGTTGAAGTCCGACGAGCCAAAGATCGCCGTGATCAATCCCAGCGTGAACTCGATCAGATGACCATTAACGCCCCGATACCGGGTTTGGTGGTGTATCTTGAAATTTGGAAAGGCTCCGGAATGAGCAAAGTCCAGGAAGGTGACTCTCCCTGGCCGGGCATGGGATTGATAAAATTGCCGGATTTAGGCGAGATGATTATCAAAACGGCCGTTTCCGAGGTGGACGCCAGTAAAGTCGATTCCGCACAGGAAGTGATGATCACCGTTGATGCTTTTCCGGACAAGACCTACCACGGAATAGTCGTGAATAAAGGAGCCCTGGCGCGTAAGAAAGATCAGAACTCGGAAGTTAACGTGTTCGATGTCGAGGTCGCCGTTCTGGATCATGATGAAGGCCTCAAGCCGGGGATGTCGGCCTCCGCCAGGATCGTAATAGACAGGCTTAAGGATGTCGTGTCGGTGCCGATGGAGGCGGTCTTCGAGCGTGAAGGACGCACGGTAGTTTATCTCAAGAACAAGCATGAACATGAGGTGGAGGTGGGCCGCCGTAACGAAATGGCGGTTCAGATCGTGTCGGGTTTGGAACCGGGCGAGGAGATTTGTCTGGTTGATCCCACCCTCGAAGAACAGGGTTTACCCGGCGACAAAGCGACCGAGCCGGAACTGAATCAGGGACGCACCCAGCCGTCATCCGGTGGCGGTCGCGGCCGTCGGTCGGGGCGGTGA
- a CDS encoding HNH endonuclease: protein MNRSVLMLNQNYEPLTVCSARRAVVLLFSGKAEMIETADGLQIHTVSTSYPVPSVVRLWQYCKVPYKKIMLTRKNILTRDGHRCQYCGTTRGPMTVDHVIPKTLGGGDTWENLVCACTRCNNRKSDRTPEQADMKLRRTPTRPTLIAFLQRKVAVSDVWKPYLFMQ from the coding sequence ATCAATCGCTCGGTTCTGATGTTGAATCAGAATTATGAACCGCTGACCGTTTGTTCGGCGCGGCGAGCGGTAGTACTGCTGTTCTCCGGTAAGGCGGAAATGATCGAAACCGCCGACGGCCTTCAGATTCATACCGTTTCCACCTCGTATCCCGTCCCATCGGTTGTTCGACTCTGGCAGTATTGTAAGGTTCCGTATAAGAAGATCATGCTGACGCGCAAGAATATCCTTACGCGGGACGGCCATCGTTGTCAGTATTGCGGGACGACGCGCGGCCCGATGACGGTCGACCATGTGATTCCCAAAACTTTGGGCGGGGGAGATACCTGGGAGAATCTGGTATGTGCCTGTACCCGCTGTAACAATCGTAAGTCCGATCGCACACCGGAACAGGCCGACATGAAGCTGCGGCGCACGCCGACGCGACCGACGTTGATCGCTTTCCTTCAGCGCAAGGTGGCGGTGTCGGACGTTTGGAAGCCGTACCTGTTCATGCAATGA
- the scpB gene encoding SMC-Scp complex subunit ScpB, with amino-acid sequence MEQITQHSIIEALILSSPEPLPGRKIADVVEELTPARVGQAVAELNQRYMEIGSSFRIRQLAGGFQFYVVPEFAGYVQELFTRRRKMRLTRASLETLAIVAYRQPVTKTDVEHVRGVASDGVIHNLLERNLIAIRGRAETVGKPLQYGTTDEFLKFFGLAGLHDLPRMSEIEELIKAEGPQDQTEFDFSEENGEDVTAQKLNVADGTYDPASREDDEEGPVSPHDRPDESTVADGEVDAADDEREPELVGSVSGETTAEEKSSDGIVVDMDTTRTDN; translated from the coding sequence ATGGAACAGATAACCCAACATTCTATTATAGAAGCTCTCATTCTTTCATCACCGGAGCCGCTGCCCGGACGTAAAATTGCCGATGTCGTCGAGGAACTCACTCCGGCTCGAGTCGGTCAGGCTGTGGCCGAATTGAACCAGCGTTATATGGAGATTGGCTCTTCGTTCCGTATCCGGCAATTGGCGGGCGGCTTTCAGTTCTATGTGGTGCCGGAGTTCGCCGGTTACGTACAGGAGTTATTTACGCGTCGGCGCAAGATGCGCCTGACAAGAGCCTCGCTCGAAACGCTCGCAATCGTGGCCTATCGCCAGCCGGTTACCAAGACCGATGTCGAGCATGTACGTGGAGTCGCTTCGGATGGAGTCATTCACAATCTTCTCGAAAGAAATCTGATTGCCATTCGCGGTCGTGCCGAGACAGTGGGCAAGCCGCTGCAATACGGCACTACCGACGAGTTTCTGAAATTTTTCGGTCTGGCCGGATTGCACGATCTTCCGCGTATGTCCGAAATCGAGGAGCTGATTAAAGCGGAAGGACCTCAGGATCAGACCGAGTTTGATTTTTCCGAAGAAAACGGGGAAGATGTCACGGCTCAGAAGCTCAATGTCGCCGATGGCACTTACGACCCGGCCAGCCGTGAAGATGACGAAGAAGGACCGGTATCACCGCACGACCGGCCCGACGAGAGCACCGTTGCTGACGGAGAGGTAGACGCTGCGGACGACGAGCGGGAACCGGAACTGGTTGGGTCGGTATCCGGTGAAACAACGGCCGAAGAAAAGTCCTCGGACGGAATCGTGGTTGATATGGACACCACGCGAACGGACAATTAA
- a CDS encoding segregation/condensation protein A, which produces MMNVVIDPDKNDYRVDLAVFHGPLDLLLYLIKKEEVDIYDIPIARITRQYLRYIELMTSLNLEVAGEFILMAATLIRIKTRLLLPRDENDTEEPDLRDELIMALVEYRKFKEAGEILREKALIEEQNYVPPSPVGTVENYIDEIPDVQLWDLISAFNDALKARRDELVHEVVPEDVSVEERMTVILKSLRSAEYATFLQLFADVPRRIVAVVTFIALLELARNRRITIMQSMPFAQMRVYRGERFDAPRDGADLIDIDNPQEVTVG; this is translated from the coding sequence ATGATGAATGTCGTAATAGATCCCGACAAGAACGACTATCGGGTCGATCTGGCCGTATTCCATGGTCCGCTGGACCTGCTGCTGTACCTTATTAAGAAGGAAGAGGTGGACATTTACGACATTCCGATTGCCCGCATTACGCGACAATACCTGCGCTATATCGAGTTGATGACCTCACTCAATCTCGAAGTGGCCGGGGAGTTTATCTTGATGGCTGCGACCTTGATCCGGATCAAGACGCGGTTGCTCCTGCCGCGCGACGAGAACGACACGGAGGAACCGGATCTCCGCGATGAGCTGATCATGGCTCTGGTCGAATATCGCAAGTTCAAGGAAGCGGGTGAGATTCTTCGCGAGAAGGCGCTTATCGAGGAACAGAACTACGTGCCGCCGTCGCCGGTTGGCACTGTTGAAAACTATATCGACGAAATACCCGATGTGCAGCTTTGGGATTTAATCTCGGCCTTTAACGATGCCCTTAAAGCCCGCCGCGACGAACTGGTGCACGAGGTTGTACCGGAGGATGTGTCGGTCGAGGAGCGCATGACGGTGATTCTCAAATCATTACGAAGCGCCGAGTATGCCACGTTCCTGCAGCTTTTCGCGGATGTTCCGCGGCGTATCGTAGCGGTGGTAACCTTCATTGCTCTGCTCGAACTAGCTCGCAATCGGCGTATCACTATCATGCAGTCAATGCCTTTCGCGCAGATGCGGGTTTACCGGGGGGAGCGTTTCGATGCCCCGCGCGACGGCGCCGATCTGATCGATATCGACAACCCCCAGGAAGTTACGGTTGGCTAA
- a CDS encoding ferritin family protein gives MDAFEFAMQMELDGKAMYEEHAAKADIPGLKTILLDLAADEQKHYNIFKAMKEGRSVEYEEAKATKIVDSVRNVFQTLKAQNKDFSFSDDVRTVWDKARDIEKKSEAFYRRKGNEAGDEKQKHIFNRIADEEHKHWQMIEHVIQFLDQPRSYLDDAEWNNLDSL, from the coding sequence ATGGACGCTTTTGAGTTTGCCATGCAGATGGAATTGGACGGCAAGGCCATGTACGAAGAACACGCCGCCAAAGCCGACATTCCCGGGCTGAAGACTATCCTGCTCGACCTGGCCGCCGACGAGCAGAAACACTACAATATCTTCAAGGCGATGAAGGAAGGACGGTCGGTCGAATACGAAGAAGCCAAAGCGACCAAAATTGTTGATTCGGTCAGGAACGTTTTCCAGACTCTCAAGGCTCAGAATAAGGATTTTTCCTTCAGTGACGATGTCCGCACAGTTTGGGACAAGGCTCGTGATATCGAGAAAAAATCAGAGGCGTTCTATCGCCGAAAGGGTAACGAGGCCGGCGACGAAAAACAAAAGCATATCTTCAATCGCATTGCCGATGAAGAGCACAAACACTGGCAGATGATCGAGCACGTCATTCAATTCCTGGATCAACCCCGGAGTTATCTCGATGACGCCGAATGGAACAATCTCGATTCTCTGTAA